One window of the Methanomassiliicoccaceae archaeon DOK genome contains the following:
- a CDS encoding alcohol dehydrogenase catalytic domain-containing protein, giving the protein MKAVVFVERGRFEVQERPRPVIRDPKDAIVRVTTASICTSDLHIRAGAVPRAVPGTIVGHEFVGVVEEVGDGVTGVSPGDRVAVNVETYCGECFFCRRGWVNNCTDPAGGWALGCRIDGGQAEYARIPYADNGLTPIPDGVSDEQALFTGDLLSTGYWAADIGDIEDGSVVAIIGAGPTGLCTAMCCRPLGPGAIVMIDTDRSRLEFALAHGLADAVVDPTEEDPAEVLRSMTDGRGADTVMEVAGGRGTFEMAWRIARPNATVVVVAMYEEPQILPLPDMYGKNLVFKTGGVDASHCRELMDLISSGAIDPSVLVTHRFPFGDVESAYELFASRSDGVMKVALSMQGPPDQGQ; this is encoded by the coding sequence ATGAAAGCCGTCGTGTTCGTCGAGAGAGGCAGGTTCGAGGTCCAGGAGAGGCCGAGGCCGGTGATCAGGGATCCCAAGGACGCAATTGTCCGCGTCACGACGGCATCGATATGCACCAGCGACCTCCACATACGCGCCGGCGCAGTCCCCAGGGCGGTTCCGGGAACCATCGTCGGGCACGAGTTCGTGGGTGTCGTGGAGGAGGTCGGCGACGGAGTCACCGGCGTCTCGCCGGGCGACAGGGTCGCCGTCAACGTGGAGACCTACTGCGGCGAGTGCTTCTTCTGCCGCAGGGGATGGGTGAACAACTGCACCGATCCCGCGGGAGGATGGGCACTGGGATGCCGCATCGACGGCGGACAGGCGGAGTACGCCAGGATCCCCTATGCTGACAACGGCCTGACACCCATCCCGGACGGGGTCTCCGACGAGCAGGCTCTCTTCACCGGCGACCTTCTTTCGACCGGATACTGGGCGGCCGACATCGGGGACATCGAGGATGGCTCCGTGGTGGCCATCATAGGTGCCGGTCCGACCGGTCTGTGCACCGCCATGTGCTGTCGTCCTCTTGGACCGGGGGCCATCGTGATGATCGACACCGACCGTTCGCGCCTGGAGTTCGCGCTTGCCCACGGTCTGGCGGATGCCGTCGTGGACCCAACGGAGGAGGATCCGGCGGAGGTTCTGCGCTCCATGACCGACGGCCGGGGTGCGGACACGGTGATGGAGGTCGCCGGAGGCAGGGGGACCTTCGAGATGGCCTGGAGGATCGCCCGCCCCAATGCCACCGTCGTCGTGGTCGCGATGTACGAGGAGCCGCAGATCCTGCCGCTCCCGGACATGTACGGGAAGAACCTTGTGTTCAAGACCGGAGGGGTGGACGCGTCCCATTGCAGGGAGCTGATGGACCTGATATCATCGGGTGCGATCGACCCGTCCGTGCTCGTCACCCACAGGTTCCCGTTCGGTGACGTGGAGTCGGCCTACGAGCTGTTCGCCTCCAGGTCCGACGGGGTCATGAAGGTGGCCCTATCGATGCAGGGGCCGCCTGATCAGGGCCAGTGA
- a CDS encoding proteasome subunit beta, translating into MTAEDALKTGTTTIGIKLKDGVILASDQRATMGNLIAHSHVQKVYQLADNIGMTIAGVVGDAQLMVRFMQSEISIYSMKKGAPMSVTAAATLVASVIRQGFYLGLIVGGYDKTGGHVFSIDGAGGYIEDNYMSVGSGSVFALGSLEGNFKEGMSKDEGIDVAIAALNSARRRDNCTGDGMLVSYIGPYGYEEIPVEEIKSRCEAMGFAFPN; encoded by the coding sequence ATGACAGCCGAGGACGCTCTTAAAACCGGTACTACGACAATCGGAATCAAACTCAAGGACGGGGTCATACTCGCCTCCGACCAGAGGGCCACGATGGGCAACCTTATCGCCCACAGCCACGTCCAGAAGGTCTACCAGCTGGCAGACAACATCGGCATGACGATCGCCGGAGTCGTCGGCGACGCCCAGCTCATGGTCCGCTTCATGCAGAGCGAGATCTCCATCTACTCCATGAAGAAGGGAGCCCCCATGTCCGTCACCGCCGCCGCCACCCTCGTCGCCAGCGTCATCCGCCAGGGATTCTACCTCGGACTCATCGTCGGAGGATACGACAAGACCGGCGGACACGTCTTCAGCATCGACGGTGCAGGCGGATACATCGAGGACAACTACATGTCCGTCGGATCGGGATCCGTGTTCGCGCTCGGCTCGCTCGAGGGCAACTTCAAGGAGGGCATGTCCAAGGACGAGGGCATCGACGTCGCGATCGCCGCCCTCAACTCCGCCAGGAGGAGGGACAACTGCACCGGCGACGGGATGCTCGTCTCCTACATCGGGCCCTACGGCTACGAGGAGATCCCCGTCGAAGAGATCAAGTCAAGATGCGAGGCCATGGGCTTCGCGTTCCCGAACTGA
- a CDS encoding rubrerythrin family protein, producing the protein MELKGSKTEANLQAAFAGESMARNKYTYYASQAKKEGYEQIADIFLETAENEKEHAKLWFKALHDNKVPKTIENLKDAASGENYEYTTMYKEFAETAREEGFTEIAALFEAVGGIEKTHEQRYLDLLKNIETGVVFKKDKVTMWKCRNCGYIHVGEEAPAVCPVCKHAQSFFEVRATNW; encoded by the coding sequence ATGGAACTCAAAGGATCCAAAACTGAAGCTAACCTGCAGGCCGCCTTCGCTGGCGAGTCCATGGCCAGGAACAAATACACCTACTACGCCTCCCAGGCCAAGAAAGAGGGATACGAGCAGATCGCTGACATCTTCCTTGAGACCGCGGAGAACGAGAAGGAGCACGCCAAGCTCTGGTTCAAGGCCCTCCACGACAACAAGGTCCCCAAGACCATCGAGAACCTGAAGGACGCCGCTTCCGGAGAGAACTACGAGTACACCACCATGTACAAGGAGTTCGCCGAGACCGCCAGGGAGGAGGGATTCACCGAGATCGCCGCACTCTTCGAGGCCGTCGGTGGAATCGAGAAGACCCACGAGCAGAGGTACCTCGACCTTCTGAAGAACATCGAGACCGGTGTGGTCTTCAAGAAGGACAAGGTCACCATGTGGAAATGCCGCAACTGCGGATACATCCACGTCGGCGAGGAGGCTCCCGCAGTCTGCCCCGTCTGCAAGCACGCCCAGTCCTTCTTCGAGGTCAGGGCCACCAACTGGTGA
- a CDS encoding beta-CASP ribonuclease aCPSF1 translates to MNVDRLFETLTEEVKRNMPPDIKIKEIKFEGPLVVVYTDDYEKISANDSVARTLAQTIHRRVDIRPDPANLEDPKTVEAKIRGMIPESANIFDINFIEETGEALIEAVNPNEVVGKEGQLLADLRKESGWNVKVIRAPPIPSKTVSDVRGYLRANHDERQEMLTRVARRLARPKLDGEQWVRVTAMGGFRQVGRSCSLLTTRESKILIDCGLDPSSENTPYFGIPEVQPLDDIDAVVITHAHLDHCGTLPALFKYGYKGPVYCTPPTRDLMALLQLDNIKLGFGENKKTPYEAQHVRQEILHTITLKYNETTDIAPDVRLTFHNAGHILGSAIAHFHIGDGLHNVAFSGDTKYEKTWLFNPATNRFPRLETLVIESTYGGHNDVQPSRADASEQLGQYLQQASEHGGKVLVPVFAVGRSQEVMLVIEELMRNGRIPKMPVYLDGMIWEATAIHTAYPEYLNSQLRTQIFQQNENPFLSPIFKRVETSDMREEICHSPDPCIVLATSGMMSGGPVMEYFREWADDEKNWLLFVGYQSEGSIGRTIQRGRSEITMNMRGKPINLKIKMQRETVDGFSGHSDRKQLMRYISSLEPKPDKIIIGHGEDRKCTDLASSIYKKFGIETKAPLNLETIRLR, encoded by the coding sequence ATGAATGTCGACAGACTGTTCGAGACCCTCACCGAGGAGGTGAAGAGGAACATGCCCCCGGACATTAAGATCAAGGAGATCAAGTTCGAGGGGCCGCTCGTGGTCGTCTACACCGACGACTACGAGAAGATATCCGCCAACGACTCCGTAGCCAGGACGCTCGCCCAGACCATCCACCGCAGGGTGGACATCCGTCCGGACCCCGCCAACCTGGAGGACCCGAAGACGGTGGAGGCGAAGATCAGGGGCATGATCCCGGAATCTGCCAACATCTTCGACATCAACTTCATCGAGGAGACAGGCGAGGCGCTGATCGAGGCCGTCAACCCCAACGAGGTCGTCGGCAAGGAGGGACAGCTTCTGGCCGACCTGAGGAAGGAGTCCGGATGGAACGTGAAGGTCATCCGCGCACCCCCGATACCGTCCAAGACGGTCTCTGACGTCAGGGGATACCTCAGGGCCAACCACGACGAGCGTCAGGAGATGCTCACCAGGGTCGCCAGGAGGCTCGCTAGGCCCAAGCTCGACGGCGAGCAGTGGGTCAGGGTCACCGCCATGGGAGGGTTCAGACAGGTCGGGAGGTCCTGCTCCCTGCTCACCACGAGGGAGAGCAAGATCCTCATCGACTGCGGACTGGACCCCAGCTCCGAGAACACCCCCTACTTCGGCATCCCCGAGGTCCAGCCTCTGGACGACATCGACGCCGTCGTCATAACCCACGCCCACCTGGACCACTGCGGAACCCTGCCGGCGCTGTTCAAGTACGGCTACAAGGGGCCTGTGTACTGCACCCCGCCCACCAGGGACCTCATGGCCCTGCTCCAGCTGGACAACATCAAGCTGGGATTCGGCGAGAACAAGAAGACCCCCTACGAGGCCCAGCACGTGAGGCAGGAGATCCTGCACACCATCACGCTCAAGTACAACGAGACGACGGACATCGCCCCTGACGTGAGACTCACATTCCACAACGCGGGACACATCCTCGGATCCGCCATCGCCCACTTCCACATCGGCGACGGACTCCACAACGTCGCCTTCTCCGGGGACACGAAATACGAGAAGACTTGGCTTTTCAACCCCGCCACCAACAGGTTCCCCAGGCTGGAGACCCTGGTCATCGAATCCACCTACGGTGGGCACAACGACGTCCAGCCGTCCAGGGCCGATGCGTCCGAGCAGCTCGGACAGTACCTGCAGCAGGCGTCCGAGCACGGCGGCAAGGTGCTCGTGCCCGTCTTCGCGGTCGGAAGGTCCCAGGAGGTCATGCTGGTCATCGAGGAGCTCATGCGCAACGGTCGCATCCCCAAGATGCCCGTCTACCTCGACGGTATGATCTGGGAGGCCACCGCCATCCACACCGCGTACCCAGAGTACCTGAACAGCCAGCTCAGGACGCAGATCTTCCAGCAGAACGAGAACCCGTTCCTCTCGCCCATCTTCAAGAGGGTCGAGACCTCCGACATGAGGGAGGAGATCTGCCACTCGCCCGACCCCTGCATCGTTCTCGCCACGAGCGGTATGATGTCCGGAGGCCCCGTCATGGAGTACTTCCGCGAGTGGGCGGACGACGAGAAGAACTGGCTCCTGTTCGTCGGATACCAGAGCGAGGGAAGCATCGGAAGGACCATCCAGAGGGGAAGGTCCGAGATCACGATGAACATGCGCGGGAAGCCCATCAACCTCAAGATCAAGATGCAGAGGGAGACCGTGGACGGTTTCTCCGGTCACTCCGACAGGAAGCAGCTCATGAGGTACATCTCGTCCCTTGAGCCCAAGCCCGACAAGATCATCATCGGACACGGGGAGGACAGGAAGTGTACCGACCTCGCCTCGTCGATCTACAAGAAGTTCGGCATCGAGACCAAGGCTCCGCTCAACCTCGAAACCATCAGGCTCAGATGA